The genomic DNA TAAAACGCCGCTTTGGGCAAAAACAACTTTTTGGTCAAAGCTCGTAAAAACCCAAGTAAAAGATACTATAAAGGCGATAAAGATACTTAAAATATTCTTTGTTTTTCTCATAATGCGCGCCCTTTTTTATATTATTTTAACATAGTAAATATATGATACAAAACTTATTTGATGATAAAAATAGCGTTTTCGTTTTTTTATGATTTTAAATAAAATCAAAGGCGCAGCCATATAATAAAACAATGGCTCTGTTTTTCTTTAAAAGGCGCAAAAAAAATTCCTTGGGCTTGGCTTTGGGCGGGGGCGCGGCCAAGGGTTTTGCGCATATAGGCGTTATTAAGGCGTTTGAGGAACATAACATTAATTTTGACTATGTGGCGGGCACAAGCGCGGGCGCTATCGTGGGCGCGCTGTTTTGCGCGGGCGCGAACAGCCAAGACCTTGTCAATATTGCGCATGAGATAGACCCGCGCGCGATAAGGCGGGTTTTGTCCTTGCCGCCTATAGATACCTCTCGCCTTGAGAATATTTTGAAAAAATATTTGGGCGATATAACTTTTCGGGATTTAAAAACGCCTTTTATAGCCGTCGCCGTGGATTTGAAAGAGGGCGCGCAAGTCTTGCTGCAAAGCGGCCAAGTGGCAAAGGCGGTAAGCGCAAGCTGCGCCATACCCTTTTTTTTCAAGCCGGTAATCATAGATAATATGCATTTGGTGGACGGGGGGTTGCTCAATACCATACCCAGCGATGTTGCCAAAGTAATGGGCGCGGACAAAGTGGTAGCGGTGGACGTAAACAGCGCCCGCGGTCAAGGCACGGACAACCTGAGGATTTTGGATGTCATAGGCGCGACTATCAGGATAATGGGCTCGGTCAACGCGGTGATAGGCAAAAGGTTTGCCGATGTGTTGATAGAGCCCGACCTAAAAAAATTTAAGGCCACAAGCAAAGAAGGCTATGCGGAGATGATAGAAATGGGGTATAAAGCGGCGAAAAAATCAATTAATGATATTTTAAAATTTTTGTAAAGATTTATTTATTTTTACTCTTTACTTATAATTTAAAATAGGATAAACTTTATACATATTGATAAGGAGAGTTATTGATATGTATAACAGCCAAAATCCTGTTCTTAAACTAAACATAGGCAGAACCATTCTTATAGGCTTGGCTTTTATGTCCATTTGCTTGTTTTGGGAAATCTATGACGCGGTTATGCCTTTATTTTTGAGGAATTTTCCCGTTTTTGCCCAAAACAAAACGCTAGTCGGCATTATCATGGCCTTGGACAATGTGCTGGCTTTGGTCTTGCTTCCCTATATGGGCAAGCTGTCCGACGACTTCCCCAAGATTTTCAAAAACCATCCAAAATTATTAAAGCTGGGCAAACGCATGCCCTTTATTATTTGCGGAACGGTTTTGGCGGCGATAGCGCTTATGCTTGTGACTTTGGGGCATGAAACCCAAAACCTTTTGTTGATGCTGACAGCCACCGCATTTTTGTTGGTGTTTATGTCGCTTTACCGCTCGCCCGCCGTGGCTTTTATGCCCGATGTGACGCCCAAACCGCTAAGAAGCAAAGCCAACGCCATAATTAATATTATGGGCGTGGTAGGCGGAGTTTTGAGCATGGGCTTTACCTGGATTTTCTTGAAAACGCGGACCGAGACCATAAACGGCGAAGACGTTAAGTTTGTGGAATTTGGCGCCCAAAACTGGGGGCTTATGCTTACGGTAATAGGCGTTATGCTGCTGGCTTTGGTTATAATGATTTTAACCATACGCGAAAACCAATTTGTGGAAGAGAAGAAAAAATTATTGGCCCAAGCCGGCCTTGTGGAAGACGAGCAAGATTTGCCCGAAGAGCAGCAAAAATTAATAGAGCAAAAAGAAGGCGGCAGATTCAAAAAACTTGGCTTGACAAAAGCCCAGCTTATAAGCCTTATCTTGCTGTTGAGCGCGGCGTTTTTGTGGTTTATGGCTTATAACGGGGCCAAAACATTTTATTCCACTTTTTATTACGAGTTTCTAAACAAAGAAGATTTTCAACTGCCTTTGATTATCGGGCAAGCCGCGGGCTTTTTGGCTTTTGTGCCCGCCGGGCTTTTGGGCAGCAAAATCGGCAGAAAAAACACCGTCTTGACGGGCATTGCTATTTGTATTTTTGGTTTGTTGATAGCCTGCGTAATGGTGTTTACCGTGCCCAGAACCAATGAAAACCTAGTCAATATGCTTATGGTTTTGGTCTTTATCTTTGTGGGCACGGGCTGGGCGACAATCAACGTGCACTCTTATGTAATGAGCGTGGAAATGGCTAGCAAGCATAACACGGGCGCGTTTACCGGGCTTTATTATAGCTTCACCATGACCGCCCAAATACTTACCCCTATAATAGTGGGCGCTATTACGGATATAAGCAACAGCTTTAAATACATGTTCCCGTATTCAGCGGGATTGATGATGTTAGCGTTTATCGTGATGCTGTTTGTGCGCCACGGCAATTCCAAGCCGCTAAGGCAAAAGGCCATAGATTTGCTAGGCCAAGAGGATAATTAATAATTAGTTAAGTGTTTAAAACCGCGCCTCAAAAGGCTAAAACCTTGGGGCGCGTTTTTTTATGCCCAAAATTTATACATCCTTAAGCGCCAAAAAGTATTTTTCTTTGGCGTCAATATACCTTAAAATCCTGTCGTTGACCTCGTCGGGAGCGCTATGGATAAGGCTTTTGTGCGCCTGGTCCATTTCTTTTTTTAAGTAATATATATCGTTTTGCAATATAAAAGACCGCCTTAATATTTTTATATATTATAAATTAAGTAATTTTTGCGCTTTTTATTCAACAATTGATTTTTGGGCGATTTAAGGCGCGAAATGGCGGATAATGTCTTTGTCGGGACAAAACTTTTCGCGCCAAAAAACCTTGTTTAAAGCCGTATTTTACAATATTGTGTTTTTAGATGCCCTTGATTTGCTTTTCGGTGGGGCTAATTTATGTTATAATAGGTATGTTGCTTTTTTTCAATAATTTAAAAGGACTGGAGCGTTATATGACCATAAAAAACTATACCGATGAAAAAAATGTTTATTCTTATGACGAGACCAAAATTCAAGTTTTGGAAGGGCTGGACCCTGTAAGGAAAAGGCCCGGAATGTATATAGGCTCTACAGACGAGCAAGGCTTGCACCACTTGGTTGTGGAAATAGTGGATAACAGCGTGGACGAGGCGCTGGCGGGATATTGCAATAAGATTGTTGTCAACCTTAACAAGGACGGTTCTTGCACCGTGGCCGATAACGGCAGAGGAATACCGACCGGCATACACAAAAAAGAAAAAGTCTCGGCGGTTGAGGTGGTTTTGACCAAGTTGCACGCGGGCGGCAAGTTTGGCCAAGGCGGTTATAAAGTTAGCGGCGGGCTGCACGGCGTGGGCTTGTCGGTGGTAAACGCATTGAGCGAATGGCTAGAGGTGGAGGTCCATCAAAACGGCAAAAAATATATTCAAAATTACAACCGCGGCGTTCCGCAAAGAAGCTTGCAAGAAATCGGCGAGGCCCAGGATACGGGCACAAATATAACGTTTATGCCCGACTCTGACATCTTTGAAACCACGGTTTTTTCTTACGATATATTAAAGTCAAGGCTTAGGGAAGTGGCCTATCTTAACAAAGGCCTTACCATAGAGCTCAACGACTTCAGGCCAGGCATGGAGCGCAGCGATACTTTTTATTACGAAGGCGGGATTGTCGACTTTTTGAATTATCTTAACCGCGCCAAAGAGACTTTGTTTAGCCAGCCTGTCTATATGGACTACGAATACGAGGAAGGGCAGGTGGAGATCGCTTTGCAATATAACGAAAGCTATAACGAGGTGATTTATACCTACGCGAATAACATCAATACCGAAGAAGGCGGAACCCACCTTATGGGTTTTAGAAACGCGCTTACCAAAATTATTAACGATTGCGGAAAAAAATTAAACATCTTAAAAGACGACGAAAAGCTCGCGGGCGAGGATGTGAGAGAGGGCGTCACCGCGATAATAAGCGTCAAGCTCTTGGAGCCGCAGTTTGAGGGGCAGACCAAGACCAAGTTGGGCAATTCCGAAATCAGAAGCCTGGTAGAGCGCGCCATGCATGAAGGTTTTGGCACTTTCTTGGAAGAAAACCCCAAAGAAGCAAGGGAATTGGTTTTGAAATGCCTTACCGCGCAGCGGGCCCGAGAAGCGGCTAGAGCGGCTAGAGAATTGACCAAGCGCAAATCCGTTTTGGAATCTTCAACCTTGCCCGGCAAGCTAGCCGATTGTTCGGAGACCGACCCGCAATTGTGCGAAATTTATATAGTGGAGGGCGACTCGGCGGGCGGCACAGCCAAGCAGGGCAGGGACAGGCGTTTTCAGGCCGTATTGCCGCTAAGAGGCAAAATTTTGAACGTGGAGAAGGCGCGGCTTGACAAAGTCTTGGAAAACAACGAGATAAAAAACATGATCACGGCGTTTGGTTGCGGCGTTTCTGACGATTTTGACGCGTCCAAACTAAGATACAACCGTATAATTTGCATGACGGACGCCGATGTGGACGGAAGCCATATAAGGATTTTGCTTTTGACATTTTTCTTTAGGTATATGCGCCCCTTGATAGAAAAGGGACATATATATATCGCGCAGCCGCCTTTGTATAAGGTCAGCCGCGGTGGCAAAGATGTCTATTGCTACAACGACGCCGAGCTAGAGGAGACTTTGAACCAAATGGGACGCAAAAACGTAGTCATCCAAAGATACAAGGGCTTGGGCGAGATGAACGCCGAACAGCTTTGGCATACGACTATGAACCCCGAAACGCGCACTATGCTGCAAGTTACCATGGAAGACGCGCTAGAGGCCGACGAGATGTTTTCTATCTTGATGGGCGAAGCGCCCGAGCTAAGGCGCCAGTTTATTGAGGATAACGCGACGCTTATCAAAGAATTGGATATATAATTTTAGGAAAAGGCTAGGTAGATAATTAAATGGCTAAGAAAAGACAAGACAATTCGTTGAACAAAGAAGAGTTTATTGAAACGCTAAAGAAAAGCAAAGTCAAAAAAGTTCAAATCAACGACGAACTAAAAAAATCATTTATAGCTTACGCGATGGCGGTCAATGTAAGCCGCGCCATCCCCGATGTAAGGGACGGGCTAAAGCCTGTCCAGCGCAGGATTTTGTATTCAATGCACGAACTGGGCTTGGACAGCTCCAAACCCCACCGCAAATGCGCGCGCATCGTGGGCGATGTCTTGGGCAAATACCACCCCCACGGCGACAGCGCCGTATACTTGGCGCTTGTGCGAATGGCGCAAGACTTTAGCATGCGCGTCCCGCTTGTGGACGGGCACGGCAACTTCGGCTCAATTGACGGCGATCCGCCCGCGGCTCAAAGATACACCGAAGCGAGATTGTCCAAAATAAGCGGCGAGCTTTTAAAAGACATAGACAAAGAAACCGTGGATTTTTATCCTAACTTTGACGAGACGCTGCAGCAGCCCGTCGTTTTGCCGTCTAAGTTCCCCAACCTTTTGGTCAACGGCTCGGACGGCATCGCCGTGGGCATGGCGACCAATATCCCGCCCCATAACCTAAACGAAGTTATTGACGGCGTGATTGCCCTAATTGACAATCCCGATATTACTATTGACGAGCTTATCCAGATTATCCCCGGCCCCGATTATCCCACGGGCGGCGTGATTATGGGCAGGGCCAATGTTCGCCACGCGTATAAGACAGGGCGCGGCGGCATCACGGTAAGGGCAAAATGCGAGATTGAAGAATACGCCCGCGCGCGGGACGGCGCGCCTACCAAAACCCGAATAATAGTGACGCAGTTGCCGCACCAGGTCAACAAGTCCAGGCTAATAGAACAAATAGCCGATCTTGTAAAATCCAAGCGCATAGAAGGCATATCGGATATACGGGACGAGTCCGACAGGCAAGGCATGCGCATTGTCATAGAGGTAAGGCGGGACGCCCAAGCGTCTATTGTTTTGAACCAGCTATACAAGCATACCAACTTGCAGGTTTCGGGCGGCATAACCTTGCTGGCGCTGGTAGGCGGCCAGCCTAAAATACTAAACCTAAAAGAAGCGCTTTATTATTATTTGGAACACCAAAGGGAAGTCGTTACAAGGCGCACCAGGTTTGACCTTCAAAAAGCCGAAGAAAGATACCATATAGTAGAGGGCTTGGTTATAGCGCTTGCCAATATTGACGAGGTTATCAAGATCATAAAAGGCAGCCAAGATAAGTTTGAGGCGGCCGATCAATTGATGAAGCGGTTTGTTTTGACCGACAAGCAGGCAAACGCTATCTTGGAGATGAGGTTGCAAAGATTGACCTCGCTGGAAGTTGAAAAACTTAACGAGGAGTTGGTAAGCCTGACCAATCTCATAAACGAGTTAAAGAGCATCCTCAGTTCAAAAGAAAAAATAGAAAGCATAATAAAAACCGAGCTGACCCAGATAAAGCAAGCTTACGGCGAGCCGCGGCGGACCGAGATCTCGCTTGACTATGGCGAGATTGATATAGCCGATATGATTGAAAAAGAAGACGTTGTCATATCAATGACCCATTTCGGCTATATAAAACGCCTGCCCGCCGACGAATACAAGCCCCAGCGCCGCGGCGGCAAGGGCGTTACGGCGCACAGGCCCAAAGAGGAAGACTTTGTGGAGAATATGTTTGTCACAAGCACGCATTCCGATTTGTTGTTCTTTAGCAACAAGGGCAAAGTTTACAGCCTAAAGGCTTACGAAGTGCCCGAAGCGCAAAGAATGTCAAGGGGAAGGGCCATAGTCAATTTGCTTGAGCTGGAAAACGACGAAAAGATTACGGCTTGCATACCTTTGGACGAAGACGCGACCAAAGGCAATCTTATAATGGCTACCAAAAACGGCCTTATCAAAAAGACCGCTTTGGAGGAGTTTGCCAAAATCAGAAGGGACGGCAAGATAGCCATAAAGCTGGTTGACGACGACGAGTTAATAAGCGTCCAGCTTACCAACGGCAAAGACCAAATTTTGGTCGCAAGCGCCCAAGGCAAATGCATAAGGTTTAGCGAAAAAGAAGTCAGGCTTATAGGCAGAGACACCCAAGGCGTCAAGAGCATTGATCTGGATAAGGGCGATTATGTCGTGGATATGACGGTTATCAAGCCCGGCTATGAGATTTTGACGGTATCCCAATACGGATACGGCAAGCGCGCTGATATAGAAGAATACAGGCTGCAATCGCGCGGCGGCAAAGGCATTAAAGCGGGCGTGTTTAACGAAAAGACCGGAAAGCTGGTCAACCTAAAACAAGTCTCGCCCGACGACGATATAATGCTTATCTCCAGCAACGGCATAATGATACGCATGCCCTGCCAAGACATATCCAAGATAAGCCGCGATACCCAAGGCGTAAGGCTTATGAAAATGGACAATGGCGGCGAAGTCGTATGCGTGGCGGTCGCAAGCGCGGACGAAGAGCTTGAGGGGTAATTTAAATCTTACAGGGCTGTTTTTAGGCGGCCCTTTTACATAAAAAGCAAAAACGAGCCTATAGGCTCGTTTTTGCTTTTTTTAATTTTCTTCCTTAACAAAGACTATTTTGA from Clostridiales bacterium includes the following:
- a CDS encoding patatin-like phospholipase family protein, with the protein product MALFFFKRRKKNSLGLALGGGAAKGFAHIGVIKAFEEHNINFDYVAGTSAGAIVGALFCAGANSQDLVNIAHEIDPRAIRRVLSLPPIDTSRLENILKKYLGDITFRDLKTPFIAVAVDLKEGAQVLLQSGQVAKAVSASCAIPFFFKPVIIDNMHLVDGGLLNTIPSDVAKVMGADKVVAVDVNSARGQGTDNLRILDVIGATIRIMGSVNAVIGKRFADVLIEPDLKKFKATSKEGYAEMIEMGYKAAKKSINDILKFL
- a CDS encoding SLC45 family MFS transporter; amino-acid sequence: MYNSQNPVLKLNIGRTILIGLAFMSICLFWEIYDAVMPLFLRNFPVFAQNKTLVGIIMALDNVLALVLLPYMGKLSDDFPKIFKNHPKLLKLGKRMPFIICGTVLAAIALMLVTLGHETQNLLLMLTATAFLLVFMSLYRSPAVAFMPDVTPKPLRSKANAIINIMGVVGGVLSMGFTWIFLKTRTETINGEDVKFVEFGAQNWGLMLTVIGVMLLALVIMILTIRENQFVEEKKKLLAQAGLVEDEQDLPEEQQKLIEQKEGGRFKKLGLTKAQLISLILLLSAAFLWFMAYNGAKTFYSTFYYEFLNKEDFQLPLIIGQAAGFLAFVPAGLLGSKIGRKNTVLTGIAICIFGLLIACVMVFTVPRTNENLVNMLMVLVFIFVGTGWATINVHSYVMSVEMASKHNTGAFTGLYYSFTMTAQILTPIIVGAITDISNSFKYMFPYSAGLMMLAFIVMLFVRHGNSKPLRQKAIDLLGQEDN
- the gyrB gene encoding DNA topoisomerase (ATP-hydrolyzing) subunit B — its product is MTIKNYTDEKNVYSYDETKIQVLEGLDPVRKRPGMYIGSTDEQGLHHLVVEIVDNSVDEALAGYCNKIVVNLNKDGSCTVADNGRGIPTGIHKKEKVSAVEVVLTKLHAGGKFGQGGYKVSGGLHGVGLSVVNALSEWLEVEVHQNGKKYIQNYNRGVPQRSLQEIGEAQDTGTNITFMPDSDIFETTVFSYDILKSRLREVAYLNKGLTIELNDFRPGMERSDTFYYEGGIVDFLNYLNRAKETLFSQPVYMDYEYEEGQVEIALQYNESYNEVIYTYANNINTEEGGTHLMGFRNALTKIINDCGKKLNILKDDEKLAGEDVREGVTAIISVKLLEPQFEGQTKTKLGNSEIRSLVERAMHEGFGTFLEENPKEARELVLKCLTAQRAREAARAARELTKRKSVLESSTLPGKLADCSETDPQLCEIYIVEGDSAGGTAKQGRDRRFQAVLPLRGKILNVEKARLDKVLENNEIKNMITAFGCGVSDDFDASKLRYNRIICMTDADVDGSHIRILLLTFFFRYMRPLIEKGHIYIAQPPLYKVSRGGKDVYCYNDAELEETLNQMGRKNVVIQRYKGLGEMNAEQLWHTTMNPETRTMLQVTMEDALEADEMFSILMGEAPELRRQFIEDNATLIKELDI
- the gyrA gene encoding DNA gyrase subunit A, whose protein sequence is MAKKRQDNSLNKEEFIETLKKSKVKKVQINDELKKSFIAYAMAVNVSRAIPDVRDGLKPVQRRILYSMHELGLDSSKPHRKCARIVGDVLGKYHPHGDSAVYLALVRMAQDFSMRVPLVDGHGNFGSIDGDPPAAQRYTEARLSKISGELLKDIDKETVDFYPNFDETLQQPVVLPSKFPNLLVNGSDGIAVGMATNIPPHNLNEVIDGVIALIDNPDITIDELIQIIPGPDYPTGGVIMGRANVRHAYKTGRGGITVRAKCEIEEYARARDGAPTKTRIIVTQLPHQVNKSRLIEQIADLVKSKRIEGISDIRDESDRQGMRIVIEVRRDAQASIVLNQLYKHTNLQVSGGITLLALVGGQPKILNLKEALYYYLEHQREVVTRRTRFDLQKAEERYHIVEGLVIALANIDEVIKIIKGSQDKFEAADQLMKRFVLTDKQANAILEMRLQRLTSLEVEKLNEELVSLTNLINELKSILSSKEKIESIIKTELTQIKQAYGEPRRTEISLDYGEIDIADMIEKEDVVISMTHFGYIKRLPADEYKPQRRGGKGVTAHRPKEEDFVENMFVTSTHSDLLFFSNKGKVYSLKAYEVPEAQRMSRGRAIVNLLELENDEKITACIPLDEDATKGNLIMATKNGLIKKTALEEFAKIRRDGKIAIKLVDDDELISVQLTNGKDQILVASAQGKCIRFSEKEVRLIGRDTQGVKSIDLDKGDYVVDMTVIKPGYEILTVSQYGYGKRADIEEYRLQSRGGKGIKAGVFNEKTGKLVNLKQVSPDDDIMLISSNGIMIRMPCQDISKISRDTQGVRLMKMDNGGEVVCVAVASADEELEG